The nucleotide window AGAGCTGAACCAGAGCAGAGGCCCTCCCAGCAATCGCCATGAAAGGGACATATCCCCTTGAACGTGTCCCCCGGCAGCCTCGGCAGCAGCATGTGCCCCATCTCAGGATGGACCAGGCCATGGACAAGCCTGCCGCCGACAATGGCTCCTCCGCCTATGCCAGTCCCGATGGTCAGGTAGACCAGGTCGCTGAGGCCCATGCCCTGCCCCCACCGCCACTCGCCCATTGCAGCGGCATTCACGTCGGTGTCAAGGGCCACCGGGATATCCGCAAAGGCGCGGCGCACAGTCCCAACCACATCGAACATCGACCAGCCGGGCTTGGGGGTGGAGGTGATGTGGCCGTACGTTGGCGAACGGGGGTTCAGGTCGAGCGGCCCGAAGCAGCCGACCCCAATCGCGGCGACCCGCCGCCGACCGACGCGCTGTGCCTGCAGCCAGCCTGTGGCCAGGGAGAGCACCTGCTGCGGGTCATCCCCCGCTGAGAACTCGGTGCGAACCAGGTCATCTGGCCCCGATCCAACGGCACAGACGAACTTGGTGCCCCCTGCCTCGATTGCGCCAACAGGCAACGGCGCCGCGGTGATCATTATCGACCTCGGGAAGAGAAGTAGGCGGCCACTCGTTCGGCATCCTGCTCGTGGCCTTCGGGAACGGCCAGGCGCAGCACCTCCGGCTCGCTGTGTGGGCCGCCCACCCCCGAGAGGTGAGTGAGCACGAATACCAACTCGGGCGGCTGATTTGTGACCTCAAAAGTGACCTGTTCCAGCGTCGAGCCCGGGTCGGCCCAGGAGTGGAGCGCCCCCCTGACATAGACCCCGCTCCTGGCAATGAGCACATCATTGGCGTCGCGTAGTGCTTGCCGGTACTCTGCTCGGGGAGCGAGCCAGGCTACCAGACCGATCACCGGTATGAGCAGGAAATAGGCCAGAACAAAAGGCCAGGCAAGGTCCTCATCCTGCAGCATCGGCAGCACCAGCACGACAAAGCCAATGACGACCATCAGCACCGCGACGATGGCAAAGAGCCGCTTGTTGCCGCTCCAGCGTTCCTCGAATGCCTCCCTGGCCAAACGATGGCCCTCCTCGGGGTCATAGCTCCAGCTAGCGATCACGTCGTCGCCAGAGAGGATGCGCTCGACTCTCTTGAAGCGTGCCCAGAAGATCCAGCCTACGATCACTCCGCACACAATGAAGAAGAAGCCGAGAAAGGAGAAAGCATAGCCGCCATCCATCCCACTCAAGCCAATGAGGGAGGGCAGCAGCATGAGAGCGATACCCAGACCCAACAGCACTACTCCGACGATCAGACCGGTCCGTTCCGGATTGCGGTGCTTGTCCATATCTACGGCGCCTCCGTTTCCTTGCCTTCGGCCGCAACGTACAGACTCTGCTCTCGATTTCTGCTAGTCTAGCCGGCAAGGTCGGCGGTGTCAACAAGGACCTGGCCCTCTTCAGCCCCTCACGGATGCGTGTGACCGGCGATTTGACTAATTTGCACATCTGTGGTAACGTCGCGCGCTGAAGGACGAAGTGAGTTCTGGCCGTGATGAGAAAGACTGCCCTGAACTGCGGAAACCGGGCAGTCGTTTTTTATTCCTGCGCTCACTGCTTCGCCCCAAGTCAAAACACGTTGTAAGGAGTAGTAGCACAAATGTCCGAGAAGGTGACGGGAACCGTCAAGTGGTTCAACAACAGCAAGGGTTATGGCTTTATCTCGCGTGACGGTGCCGAGGACGTTTTCGTCCATCACACTGCCATCGAGGCCGAGGGCTTCCGCACGCTCAAGGAAGGCCAGCAGGTCGAGTTCGAAGTGGCTCAGGGACCGAAGGGTCTCCAGGCCGCCCATGTCCGCCCGCTCTAGCCAAGAGCCATTATCCGAGGAGGAATGCAGTGAGCAAGCGCATCTATGTTGGTAATCTGAGTTACAGCACCACCGAAGCCAAGCTGAACGAACTGTTCAGCGCCATTGGCCCGGTCACTTCAGTCAGTCTGATCGCCGACAACGCCACCGGTCGCAGCAAGGGCTTTGCCTTTGTTGAAATGTCGGATGACGCCAAGGCACTGGAAGCCATCAACCAGCTCAATGAGAAGGAAGTTGATGGTCGCACGATCAAGGTTGCCGAAGCTCGACCCAAGACCGAAGGTGGCGGCGGCGGTGGCGGTGGCTACCGGCCGCGCCGCGAGGGCGGCGGTGGTTTTGGCGGCGACCGTGGCGACCGCGGTGATCGCGGCGAGCGCGGTGGCGGACGGGACTTTAGCGGCGGACGTCGTCCCCGCTGGTAGTTCCAGCCTGACCTAGCAGATATGTAACAGCCGCACGGCTTTCCGCAGAGCCGTGCGGCTGTTCGTTTGTTACCGGGCTTGCTCGGTCCGGATACCTATTGCTGCCCCGCAAACTCCTGCGCCGGAGCGTAGGCGACGCCGATCATAGACGGTCCGGTGTGTGCACCCAGGACGAAGGACATGGTCCCGGCGGGCAGCCAGGTGCACTCAAAGCGCGACGCAATCTCGTCGTGCAACAGCTCCGCGCCCTCCGGGTTGAAAGCGTGGACGACCTGAACCCGCAGTTGGCTTCCCGGAGCATGGCTCTGGGCCATATAGTCGACGACGGCTCTGACGGCTCCCTTGAATGAGCGGGCCTGGCCATGTTGCACGTAGGTGCCCCGCTCCTTCTCCACCCCGATCACCGGCTTGATGTTCAGCACCTGGGCCAGCAACCCCTTGAGATGGCTGATGCGTCCGCCGTGGATGAGGTACTTGAGCTCGTTCAGTGTAAAGAGGGTGTTGGTCGATTCCCTGATGCGCTCCATGCGCTGCAGGATCTGCTCAAGGGGCCAGCCATTCTTCGCCCCGAGCAGAGCAGCCTCGACCTGCCAGCCCGCCGGTGTCGAAAGCGTCTTGGTGTCGACCACGGTCACATGGGCCTCCGACACCTCGGCTGCGGCTACCGTGGCCGAGTTGACCGTGCCGCTCAGTCCGCCCGACATGTGAATAGAGAGGATCTCCGGGTCGGTCGCTGCCAGATGTCGATACAGCTCGGTGAACTCCCCTGCTGAGGGCTGCGACGTGACCGGCAGACGGCCTGTCGAGGCGAGACGCTGGTAGAACTCTTGCGGCGATAGGTCAATGCCGTCACGATAGTTATGACCGTCCAGAGTGACGGACAGAGGGACAATATGCGCCAGGGACGCCAGCTCAGGTGCAACGACGAGCTCGATGTTGGTTGCGCTGTCGGTGACGATTTGCATAGTGTACTCCCCGGGATCAAGTTGCCTGCGCCGCCAAGGGCCGCAGGATAATGCAAGCCGCCGGGCATTGCGCCTAGCGACTCGGGTCACCATTATAGCACCATCGCTCAGACCTACAAATTGCGTCGCGGGTCGGTTTTCGGCTTCTAGTGTGCGACAGGTCGTACGCACAGCACGCGCCGTCAGAACGTCGTTTGCTCGCCCGGATTGCAGCGCTCTGGCTTCCACTCATCCGTGACCCGGGCCGCGTTTTGAGAGTGTGGAATAACTGCCCAGGGAGCGCGAACGACAGGTTCGTAGTTGCCGTAGGTCTCTGAGCTACTGCGAAGAGGCGCTTTAGCGCTCCCCTTCCGGACGGTCTCACCGCGTCAGTGGGTGGGGACAGGCTGACCCCGACCAGCACGTCGGGGCGCCAGTAGGCAGAGCCTGTACTACGAACCTATCGAGGTCTGTAGTTGCCCGGAGTCTTGGCACTACCAAGCACAGGCGCCAGAGTGCTCCCATCTCTCGCCCGCTTTTTCCACACTCTGGCGTTTTGCCTGTGGCAAGACACGGTCTATGATGCCAGCCAGGCATTGAGCGCGTTTCTCTGCGAGTGTTGGCCGGAAGGGGGAAATGCTATGAAACGTCCAGTGTCGGCTGTCCTTTGTCTGGCTGCGATGCTGCTCATCCACTCCGTGCTCGTCTCCGCCGACGGCGTGAGTCCCCATTGGCTGCAAGTCAATTCAAGCGGTTTTGGCGACGGTGGCAGCTCATCCGTGACCTCGCTGGCTGTCCACAGCGGCTCGCTCTACGCTGCTGCGGGCAACTATACCACCGGAGCGCAGTTGTGGCACTGCGGCCCGGGCCTAGCCTGGACACCCGCCGTGCAGAACGGCTTCGGCACGGCTCACAACGGCGTGATTGATCACCTGCAGGCATTTGGTGGCTCGCTCTACGCCTCCACTGAGAACGAAACCGACGGAGGCGAGGTCTGGCGCTCACCAGACGGGGTGGTGTGGACGCGGGTGGCCTCCGGGGGCTTTGGCGACCGAAGCAATGCTGAGGTGATCCGCATGAAGACCTTCGGCGGCAAGCTCTATGCCGCAACCTGGAGCTACAGCAGCGACCACGGCACCGAGATCTGGCGCAGCGACACAGGCAACGCCGGGAGCTGGACGCGCGTGGTCCAGAACGGCCTTGGCGACGCGTACAACTCGAGCGTCACCACGTTCGAGACCTTTAAAGGAATGCTGTACGCCGGAACAGAGAATGGGATATGGACTGGGTCCACGCAGCTCACCCGTGGCGCCGAGGTCTGGCGCAGCTCAACCGGCAACGCAGGAACCTGGTCACGGGTAGCGGCGGGCGGTTTCGGAGCCCTGGAGAATACCGGGGTAGTCTCTCTGGCCGCGTTTGGCGACTACCTCTACGCCAGCACTGGCCGCTCAGCCGGCGGGCTCGAAGTGTGGCGCTGCTCGACCTGCGCGGGGCTTGACTGGACGCGGGTCGTCACCAACGGCTTGGGCAAGCCTGCCAGTCGCGGCATGAGCAACCTCGAAGTCTATTCCGGCCAGTTGTACCTCGTGCTGGGCAATGCCGAGTCAGGCATGGAGGTCTGGCGTACCTCTAACGGAACCGCCTGGCAGCAGGTCGGCTTTGGCGGCTTTGGGGACAGCCGCAACCGCGCCTCCTACTGGGATGCCGCGGTTACCGAGTTCGATAGGCGTCTCTTTGTGGGTACGTGGAATCTGGGCACTGGCGGCCAGGTGTGGATGTACCTCCCGCACCAGTTGGTCTTGCCGGTGGTGCGTAAGGGCGGCTAGCCTCCGTCCGGTCAGAGTCATAGTGCGCTCCACGATCCGCTGCCCGTGATGCCACGGAGCTGACCAGAAGCCCCTCTGAGGAGTCTGGTGGGGTGTCTCCAGCCGCCATCCTTCGTCGGCGCCCGGCCTGGGCGAGCCAGAATCGGACTACCGTTCGCAGTGTATGCGCAGGTCCGTCCAGCCGGTCAGCGAAGGGTGATGGGCCACCATGTTCGTCGGGCCCCAGGTCACCCCGTCGCAGCCCTTGCTCGCACCCCAATCCGTCTGTCGCGGAGCTCCGAATCGGTTGTTATCAAGGATGAGCTGCCCATCGAGGTCCATCCCCTCGATGAGATAGTTGATGTGCGCCCCGGCCACATAGTTGTCTTTCAGGGTGATTGATCTGCCGGCCGCCACATGCCCCCATTCCTGGCAATTCAGACCCTGGGTGCAGAGTGAACCGGCAGGTCGGGTAGGTTCCTGCACGCAGGGCCCACTGTTCCCCACAGCGCAGGGCAGAGGCCGACCCACACACCCTCCTCCCCACATATGCGTGCCGAGGTTGATGCCAGCGTGTATGCCGCCGCAGATGGTGTTGCCCTCACTGGTCACCGTGTTGCTGAGCACCTTTACGCCGGAGACATCGCCAAACCACCAGGGGTGAACGGCGATGCCGGCAAAGGCACCGCGATTACCCGTGCGCACGCTGACCGTGTTGTTCTGGATGACCGTGTCCCGGCCGCCGAAAAAGACAATCCCTACATCGCTCGGATCGAGGATCAGATTGCCAGTCACGACGTGAGCTGGGCCGGTAAAGGTGATCCCGTCTGACCAGCCGCCCGTCGGTTCGTCCGGGTCAGTGAGCAGGCAGCCCACGAGGTGGACATGGTCTCCGGCCGTATCGATCGTGTTGCTGATCAACGTGGAGGCCGCGCCCGAAAAGGACAGAGCCGTCCCGCACTCGGTGTTGCTGATACGCAGCCCCTCTACCTTCAGGCCCGTGCTCCACCTCCAGGGCTGCGTGACAAAAGCCTGCGCCGGGTCATCGCCGGCGAACGCACCGTCCATGCCCAGCGACCCCGGGCTGCACCACGAGTCACCAGGCTCGCTGCATTCCGGCAACCAGGAGCCCCAGTTGTCGTTTATTCCGTCTTCCACGCCATCCATGCCAAAGCAGCGGCGCAGGCTGCGTCCGCCGTCGAGGTTGAGATAACTGACAGTGATATTGTCCACCGCACCCACATCCACTCCCGATGAACGCGCATAAAGTCGTATCACAAACCCTTTCAGGCTAGAGTCGGCGCGCAACAGAGCGGGATTGGAGCGTGAGGTCGAAGTGTAGGTGACGCCGGATCTGGCTGCGCCGCGGATGAGGAACAGCGTCTGGTTGATGCGGTAGCCCTGATATCCAGGCGAGGCGACTCCTGACGTAAAAGTGACCGTATCCCCATCACAGGCGCGGTCGAGGCAGGCCTGGATTGCTGCCGAGTCCGGAACATCGTCCCACGGATTGGCTCCGTACGAGTCCACGTTCAGGGTGAGTGCCCCGCCGGGTTGGAGAATCAGTATGACCGCACGAAAACTGTCAGCTCCGTCTCCGTTATCGGACAAGCGCAGGTCGGCATCCTGCATTCGATTGGCCATACGAGCGTCGCACAGCAAGAAAGTGGCCGCCCGGAACTGATTGCTGTTGGTCTTGACCACACGGCCGCCGCTCTTGAAAGTACCGTCGCCATAGGGGCCGCCCGAAAGGGCGTCGTATTCGAGACTGAACGAATCACTGCCCGAGTCCCAGTACTCTACTTGCAGCAGCACGCGCGAAGTCGGCGAGGCTGAGAACAGGGCTGCATCATCCACCCGCAGCTTCAGGTAATAGTCCCCGGCGCTGTTGCCGTCGGGGGAGGGTAGCGCCGCACCATTGCCCGTACGCCTTACCCAGGTAGCCGGGTTGCCAACCTGAACTGCTTCCGTGTCCCAGTCGCCACCGACATCGAGGTGCAGGCCCGATTCCGCCAGCGGCTGGCCGAAAGTGATGCTGAGCGGGCCGCGAAAGCTCTTCACCAGAATGGGCAGAAGCAGCCGGGAAGCTACGGCGGCCCTCACCGAACCCACCATAGCAGCAGTGGCGATCGTCAGCAGCGCCACCAGCCAACGCCATCTGTGAGCGGACATCGTTCACCTCCCCTGCGAGGTCGGTCCAGAAGACCCGGCCTGGCTGGCTTCCTTCAGCCGCGTACATAGCGCAAGACCGCCGAACATCAGAGCGACCAGCACCCCCAGCGGAACGGTCATGGAGCCATCCTGCGGCGACTTGAGCGCATCCATGCCCAGGATGAAGAGAATGCCCGAAATCTGCCCGGCCCACAAGAGGAGGCCGTTTGAGGTACCCTCCGGAGCCGGAAAAGTGAGCTCGGCTCCGTATTGAAAGCCGACCGGTCCAGAGCCAAGGAGAGAGAAACCAAACACCCCAGAAGCAAGCAGCAGGAGCCAGTAGTTCGGAGCAAAGGCGACCGCGGCGAGTCCCAGCGCCGAGCCAGCCACCGCCAGCAGCAGATAGGGAGTCCGCCGTCTGGCGCGGTCGGACAGCATCGGCAGAACCAGGGCGCCGACAATGCCGGCGAGAATCATCACCGCTCCGGCCACACCCGCTTGCGAGGCTGTAAAGCCGCGTGGCCGCAGCATAGCTTCGATCCAGGTGGTCACCGCGTTGAACGCCCCCAGGCCGATGAAAAAGACCACCATCAGCAACTGAAACGAAGGATTGCGCAGCACCTGGCGCAGCCCTTCGGTCACGAGCGAGCGAGAGTCCTGACCCGGCGGGCAAGGAGGGCTGGGAGGCCGCTCGCGCGCCAATGCCAGGAAGAGCAGCGCGGCAGCAGCAGAGATCACGCCGTAGACCCACAGCATGCGCGCCATGCCCAGGCCGAGCGCGAGCACAGGCGTCAGGGCCAGGCCCATCAGAATGCCCACGTACATGGCCAGTGACCCCAGGCCAGCGGCTGTAGCTCGCTCGCGGGCAGGGAACCACCGGGCAGCCACCGTGGTAACCGCGTTCTGGATAAACGGCTGCCCCACCGCAATCCCCACCTGCGCCGCCAGCAC belongs to Chloroflexi bacterium ADurb.Bin180 and includes:
- a CDS encoding DegV domain-containing protein; the encoded protein is MQIVTDSATNIELVVAPELASLAHIVPLSVTLDGHNYRDGIDLSPQEFYQRLASTGRLPVTSQPSAGEFTELYRHLAATDPEILSIHMSGGLSGTVNSATVAAAEVSEAHVTVVDTKTLSTPAGWQVEAALLGAKNGWPLEQILQRMERIRESTNTLFTLNELKYLIHGGRISHLKGLLAQVLNIKPVIGVEKERGTYVQHGQARSFKGAVRAVVDYMAQSHAPGSQLRVQVVHAFNPEGAELLHDEIASRFECTWLPAGTMSFVLGAHTGPSMIGVAYAPAQEFAGQQ
- the gmuE gene encoding putative fructokinase, with the translated sequence MITAAPLPVGAIEAGGTKFVCAVGSGPDDLVRTEFSAGDDPQQVLSLATGWLQAQRVGRRRVAAIGVGCFGPLDLNPRSPTYGHITSTPKPGWSMFDVVGTVRRAFADIPVALDTDVNAAAMGEWRWGQGMGLSDLVYLTIGTGIGGGAIVGGRLVHGLVHPEMGHMLLPRLPGDTFKGICPFHGDCWEGLCSGSALEARYGQPASSLPKDHEAWSLEAHYSALALANLVLTLSPQRVIIGGSVRKAGGLGSEGFFELVRDRLKAALGGYVVSPALDSGIDSYIVPPRLGDDAGVCGAIALAQDALAASCPAE
- the gudP gene encoding putative glucarate transporter; its protein translation is MDQDGFRVYGYRWVVLLVFMLVVAVNQLLWITFASITGDAARYYGVSDLQIGLLSLVFMAVYIVVSIPASWAIDTYGLRIGVGIGAVLTGAFGLLRGALGSSYAGVLAAQVGIAVGQPFIQNAVTTVAARWFPARERATAAGLGSLAMYVGILMGLALTPVLALGLGMARMLWVYGVISAAAALLFLALARERPPSPPCPPGQDSRSLVTEGLRQVLRNPSFQLLMVVFFIGLGAFNAVTTWIEAMLRPRGFTASQAGVAGAVMILAGIVGALVLPMLSDRARRRTPYLLLAVAGSALGLAAVAFAPNYWLLLLASGVFGFSLLGSGPVGFQYGAELTFPAPEGTSNGLLLWAGQISGILFILGMDALKSPQDGSMTVPLGVLVALMFGGLALCTRLKEASQAGSSGPTSQGR
- a CDS encoding RNA recognition motif; amino-acid sequence: MSKRIYVGNLSYSTTEAKLNELFSAIGPVTSVSLIADNATGRSKGFAFVEMSDDAKALEAINQLNEKEVDGRTIKVAEARPKTEGGGGGGGGYRPRREGGGGFGGDRGDRGDRGERGGGRDFSGGRRPRW
- a CDS encoding Major Facilitator Superfamily protein, with amino-acid sequence MDKHRNPERTGLIVGVVLLGLGIALMLLPSLIGLSGMDGGYAFSFLGFFFIVCGVIVGWIFWARFKRVERILSGDDVIASWSYDPEEGHRLAREAFEERWSGNKRLFAIVAVLMVVIGFVVLVLPMLQDEDLAWPFVLAYFLLIPVIGLVAWLAPRAEYRQALRDANDVLIARSGVYVRGALHSWADPGSTLEQVTFEVTNQPPELVFVLTHLSGVGGPHSEPEVLRLAVPEGHEQDAERVAAYFSSRGR
- the cspA_3 gene encoding Cold shock-like protein CspA; the protein is MSEKVTGTVKWFNNSKGYGFISRDGAEDVFVHHTAIEAEGFRTLKEGQQVEFEVAQGPKGLQAAHVRPL